The genomic window TTCGTTATAAATCTCTACCTTTTACTTCAGTATTAACACTATTCAAATTAATATCCATTGAAAAATGGAACATCAGTTCGTTATACCAAGGTTAGATAATAAGAACCATCTATTTTTTGTTATTTTTTGTTGATTATTTGATATTTCAAGATAGTTACCACTACCTACATCACTACTTACGGTTGGCTTATTTTAAGCAACAAACGGGCGTTTTTATCCTTTTTTGTTGTGTGGTTGACGACAGATTTTTTTAACGTTAAATATTTATTTTTTTATTGTTAAATTAAAGACTCCTATAAAGAAAGGAGATTAAATTAAATCATGGACATATTAAGAGACAGGGTTATTACTAGTTGTTGGACTCGAGCTGATGCACTTAAGGTTCATTTCGATGATCCAACAACAACGCAACCCAAGGTCAGTATTGACTTTCCCGTTATGAGTGAAAAGTTGTTTATCTGGGATACCATGCCATTACGAGATCTTGACGGCAATATTGTTTCAGTGAATGGTTGGTCAATTATTTTTACGCTTACGGCAGTCAAGCAACCTGACCGATTTAAAGACAAAAATGGTAATTACGATATTGTAAAAGACTGGAATGATCGACATGGTCGAGCTCGCATGTGCTTTTGGTATGCCAAAGATAGCAAGAGTTGGCAATACGGTGGACGAGTAATGAACGATGGTGTATCACCAACTGAGCGTGAATGGGCCGGTACTCCTATTTTACTAAACGATAACGGGGATATTGATCTTTATTATACTTGTGTGACACCTGGAGCCACTATTGCTAAAGTTAGTGGTAAAGTGCAAACTGACAAAAATAGTGTAAAACTAAGTGGCTTTGACAAGGTTATTTCGCTTTTCTCTGCCGATGGTGTTTATTACCAGACAGAAGAACAGAATGAGTATTGGAATTTCCGCGATCCCTGTCCTTTTATTGATCCCAATGATGGCAATCTTTATATGGTCTTTGAAGGTAATGTCGCTGGCGACAGAGGCTCTCACATTATTTCTAGCGATGATATGGGCGATGTGCCACCAGGTTTTCAGGATGTGGGTGGTGCTAAGTATCAGGTTGGTTGCATTGGTTTTGCGGTTGCAAAAGACAGCGCAGGAAATAGTTGGGAGATACTTCCTCCCTTGATCACTGCCGTGGGTGTGAATGATCAAACTGAGCGCCCACATTTTGTGTTTAAAGATGAAAAATATTATCTTTTTACTATTAGTCATCAATACACCTATGCCGATGGTTTGAAAGGCCCGGATGGTGTTTATGGTTTTGTCAGCGATTCATTATTCGGCCCCTACACACCACTTAACGGCTCTGGGTTAGTGTTAGGTAACCCATCTTCCCAACCATTTCAAACTTACTCACATTATGTTATGCCTAATGGTCTTGTCACTTCATTTATTGATAATGTTCCTGGTCGTGGTGACAAATTTCGTGTAGGTGGTACCGAAGCGCCGACAGTTCAAATTAAAATTGTCGGAAATAGAACTTTTGTCGTCAAGCAGTTTGATTATGGCTTTATTCCACCCATAAAAAATGTGGTGGTAAGGTAGATCAAATTTACTTATATTGAGTGAAATTTAGCTCTGTTTTTTTATTATAAAATATCAAGTAAGTAATAAATATTGAGGCATGGCTTTAAAACAATTAAATCTCATTAATATACTTAACCACCTATTCCGATGGTGGTTTTAATTTCACTATAAAACAGATAAAAACTTATTGTTCTGATTATTATCAATGCCAAAAACAGATATTAGAACCATTATTTTTACCATCTTAAACATCAAATAAAACAACATTATTATCCATCAATCGTTAGCTACCGTTTAAATTAATAATGGTATGATAATCTATTCCATTATCTATTGAATTTTAACTGGAAATGTTCTATTTACTTACGACGCCATACAGTTCCTTGCGGACTATCTTCTAATATAATACCCATTCTGGTCAGTTCATCACGCGCCGAATCAGCCTGTGCCCAGAGTTTGTTTTTGCGAGCATCATTACGTTGCTTAATTAATGCCTCAATTTTTTCTATTTCAGCACTGTGAGAAACTTGTGCGCGACTTTGTAAGAATTGTTCCGGATTTTGCGTTAATAACCCTAATATATTTGCTAATTGACGTAATTGTACGGCTAACTCATTCGCCATTGCTATATCATCGACTTTCAATCGATTAATTTCTCTTGCCAAATCAAATAGCACTGAATAGGCCTCTGGCGTATTAAAATCATCATTCATGGCTGCCATAAAACGCTGCTTAAATATTTCATTATCAGCAGATTTTGCATTATTAGAATCGGTATCGCGTAAAGCGGTATAAAGACGCTCAAGTGATGTGCGAGCTTGCTTTAAATTTTCTTCGGTATAATTTAATTGACTACGATAATGCCCTGATAATAAGAAATAACGCACCGTTTCGGCATCATAATGCGCCAATACATCACGGATGGTAAAGAAATTATTTAATGATTTTGACATTTTCTCCCGATCAACCATAACCATTCCAGTATGCATCCAATAGTTTACATATGGCCCATCATGAGCACAGGTTGATTGCGCTATTTCATTTTCATGATGCGGAAACATCAAATCTGCCCCACCACCATGAATATCAAAATGTTCACCCAGTTGTTTACCATTCATGGCAGAGCATTCAATATGCCAACCTGGTCGCCCATCTCCCCAAGGAGAAGACCAACTTGGCTCATTGGGTTTGGACATTTTCCATAACACAAAATCCAATGGATTGCGCTTGGCATCAGCGACTTCAACACGCGCCCCTGCTTGTAATTGCTCAAGATCTTGGCGGGATAACAGACCGTAATCCGGATCGCTATTAATAGCGAACATGACATCGCCGTTATCGGCAATATAAGCATGGCCGCGTTTAAGTAGTCGCTCAGTCAAAGCGATAATTTCTTTAATATGATGCGTTGCACTTGGTTCAAAGTCGGGCCGTAAAATATTTAAGGCATCAAAGTCTTTATACATTTCAATCAGCATACGTGATGTTAAAGCGTCACATGTCTCATTATTTTCTGCGGCCCGCTTGATGATTTTGTCATCCACGTCAGTGATATTACGTACATAGGTCAAATCATAACCAAGATAACGCAAATAACGACTAATCACATCAAAAGCAACAAAGGTTCTGCCATGGCCGATATGGCATAAATCATAAATAGTAACACCACACACATACATACCAATTTTGCCTGGCGTAATCGGTCTAAACTCTTCTTTTTGACGACTTAGTGTATTATAAATTTTCAACATTGAGA from Arsenophonus sp. aPb includes these protein-coding regions:
- the cysS gene encoding cysteine--tRNA ligase — translated: MLKIYNTLSRQKEEFRPITPGKIGMYVCGVTIYDLCHIGHGRTFVAFDVISRYLRYLGYDLTYVRNITDVDDKIIKRAAENNETCDALTSRMLIEMYKDFDALNILRPDFEPSATHHIKEIIALTERLLKRGHAYIADNGDVMFAINSDPDYGLLSRQDLEQLQAGARVEVADAKRNPLDFVLWKMSKPNEPSWSSPWGDGRPGWHIECSAMNGKQLGEHFDIHGGGADLMFPHHENEIAQSTCAHDGPYVNYWMHTGMVMVDREKMSKSLNNFFTIRDVLAHYDAETVRYFLLSGHYRSQLNYTEENLKQARTSLERLYTALRDTDSNNAKSADNEIFKQRFMAAMNDDFNTPEAYSVLFDLAREINRLKVDDIAMANELAVQLRQLANILGLLTQNPEQFLQSRAQVSHSAEIEKIEALIKQRNDARKNKLWAQADSARDELTRMGIILEDSPQGTVWRRK
- a CDS encoding glycoside hydrolase family 68 protein, with protein sequence MDILRDRVITSCWTRADALKVHFDDPTTTQPKVSIDFPVMSEKLFIWDTMPLRDLDGNIVSVNGWSIIFTLTAVKQPDRFKDKNGNYDIVKDWNDRHGRARMCFWYAKDSKSWQYGGRVMNDGVSPTEREWAGTPILLNDNGDIDLYYTCVTPGATIAKVSGKVQTDKNSVKLSGFDKVISLFSADGVYYQTEEQNEYWNFRDPCPFIDPNDGNLYMVFEGNVAGDRGSHIISSDDMGDVPPGFQDVGGAKYQVGCIGFAVAKDSAGNSWEILPPLITAVGVNDQTERPHFVFKDEKYYLFTISHQYTYADGLKGPDGVYGFVSDSLFGPYTPLNGSGLVLGNPSSQPFQTYSHYVMPNGLVTSFIDNVPGRGDKFRVGGTEAPTVQIKIVGNRTFVVKQFDYGFIPPIKNVVVR